A region from the Pseudomonas cucumis genome encodes:
- the queF gene encoding NADPH-dependent 7-cyano-7-deazaguanine reductase QueF (Catalyzes the NADPH-dependent reduction of 7-cyano-7-deazaguanine (preQ0) to 7-aminomethyl-7-deazaguanine (preQ1) in queuosine biosynthesis), giving the protein MHPAAEHSPLGKSSEYIATYTPSLLFPIPRTAKWAELGLTAETLPYKGVDFWNCFELSWLLPSGKPVVAIGEFSIPADSPNIIESKSFKLYLNSLNQTAFADTASLEATLAKDLSAAAGKPVGVRIRSLKEVEAEGVVALPGVCIDDLDISVSNYEHPRPELLRCDESLIIEECVHSHLLKSNCPVTSQPDWGSVAVEYRGAALDHASLLEYIVSFRQHSDFHEQCVERIFLDLQRLLKPEKLTVYARYVRRGGLDINPYRSTEDVQLPNHRLVRQ; this is encoded by the coding sequence ATCCCGCGTACCGCGAAATGGGCCGAACTGGGCCTGACGGCTGAAACCCTGCCGTACAAGGGCGTGGACTTCTGGAACTGCTTCGAACTGTCGTGGCTGTTGCCATCCGGCAAGCCTGTGGTGGCGATTGGCGAATTCAGCATTCCGGCGGATTCGCCGAACATCATCGAATCGAAGTCGTTCAAGCTGTACCTCAACTCGCTGAACCAGACAGCGTTTGCCGATACCGCGAGCCTTGAAGCGACGCTGGCGAAAGACCTCTCGGCCGCTGCCGGCAAACCGGTGGGCGTGCGGATTCGCAGCCTGAAAGAGGTTGAGGCAGAAGGCGTCGTGGCGTTGCCGGGTGTGTGCATCGATGACCTGGACATCAGCGTCAGCAACTATGAGCATCCGCGTCCGGAACTGCTGCGGTGCGATGAGTCGCTCATTATTGAAGAGTGCGTTCACAGCCATTTGCTCAAGTCCAACTGCCCGGTTACCAGTCAGCCGGATTGGGGCAGCGTGGCGGTGGAGTATCGCGGCGCGGCGCTGGATCACGCGAGTTTGCTGGAATACATCGTGAGTTTCCGTCAGCACTCGGACTTTCATGAGCAGTGCGTGGAGCGGATTTTCCTCGACCTGCAACGGTTGCTGAAGCCAGAGAAACTGACGGTGTATGCACGGTATGTGCGTCGCGGCGGGTTGGACATCAACCCGTATCGCAGCACTGAAGACGTACAACTGCCGAACCATCGTCTGGTTCGTCAGTAA